GCTCTCGCGCACCTTGGGATCGCGGTGCTCGGCCAGCAGGCGCAGCCGGCGGATCTTGCTGGGCGTGACCTCGGGCGCGGGATGCAGGGCGGCGGCCTGCTCCGCGGTGAGGACGGCGGGCGCGGTCCGGTGCAGGGCCTCGAGCTGCGCGGCGGTGGTGAACCTGATGCACGACATCCTCCGACGCTACCCAAGGCGGCCGTGAGATGGTGGATCGCATGAGCGCCGATCGCCCGCCCGAGCCCCCGCGCGGGGCGCATCGCGACAGCGGCGACGCGTGGGTCGAGGGTCCCGACGGCCAGCGCTTCTGGGGCGCCTTCGGCGCTGCGGGCCTCCTCGTGCACGACCCCGACCGCGGCGTCCTCCTGCAGCACCGCGTCGCCTGGAGCCACCACGGCGGCACGTGGGGCCTCCCGGGCGGGGCGCGTCACGCGGGCGAGTCCGCCGTCGACGGCGCGGCGCGCGAGTCGGCCGAGGAGGCGGGCGTGCCGCCCGCCGGGATCCGGCCGGTGCTCGCCACCGTGCTCGACCTCGGCTTCTGGAGCTACGCCACGGTCACGGCGCGCGTCCTCCGCCCCTTCGAGCCGCGCGTCGCCGACGCCGAGAGCATCGAGCTGCGCTGGGTGCCGGTCGACGAGGTCGACGCGCTGCCGCTGCACCCGGGCTTCGGCGGATCCTGGCCCATGCTGCGCGCGGAGCTCGCGCGCGACGTCACCCTGGTGGTCGACACCGCGAACCTCCTGGGCTCGCGGCCGGACGGCTGGTGGCGGGACCGCGCCGGCTCCACGACCCGCCTCCTCGCCGAGCTCGACGCCCTGGCGCGCGACGGGCTGCCCGCCGCCGACCTCGACCTGCCGGGCGACGTGCGCTGGCCGGACGTCGTGGCCGTCGTGGAGGGCGCCGCGCGCGACGCGGCGCTCCCCGAGGTGCCCGCGACGGATCCCGCGCTCCCCGTCCTCCGCGCCCCCGGGCTGACCGTGGTCCCGGCCCCGGCGGACGGCGACGGCGAGATCGCGCGGGTCGTCGCCGCGGCGCGGGACGCCGGCCGGGAGGTCGTGGTGGTCACGGCCGACCGCGGGCTGGCCGCGCGCGTCGAGGAGCTCGGCGCCCGCGTGCTCGGTCCCGGCCGCATCCGCGCGCTCCTCGACGCGCGCGCGGCCCGCGACGCGCGCTAGGCCGGGCGGGCCGGCGGCTACCGGCCGGCGGGATCCGTCACGAAGTCGATGAGCTGCTCCACCCGGCCGAGGAGCGCGGGCTCCAGGTCCCGGTACGAGCGCACCTGGCCGAGGATCCGCTGCCAGGCCCGGGCGATGTCCGCCTGCTCCTCGTGCGGCCAGCCGAGCGCGGCGCAGATGCCGTGCTTCCACTCGACGCTCCGCGGGATCACGGGCCATTCGCGGAGGCCCAGCCGCGCGGGCTTCACCGACTGCCACACGTCGACGTAGGGGTGCCCGACCACGAGCGCGTGCGCCCGGTGCGGCCCGCGCGCGACGGCCTCGGCGATGCGGCTCTCCTTGGATCCGGGCACGAGGTGGTCGACGAGCACGCCGACGCGGCGGCCCTTCCCGGGGCGGAACCGGTCGAGCTCCTCGTCGAGGTGGTCGACGCCCTCGAGGTACTCCACGACGACGCCCTCGATGCGGAGGTCCTCGCCCCACACCTTCTCCACGAGCTCGGCGTCGTGCCGGCCCTCCACGAAGATCCGGCTGGGCAGCGCCACGCGCGCCTGCCGGTCGGCGACCGCGAGCGACCCGGACGCGGTGCGCGCGGGGCCGGCGGGCGCGACGCGCGGCACCCGGAGCGCGACGGGCTCGCCCTCGAGCAGGAAGGATCCGCTGAGCGGGAAGGTGCGCTGCTTCCGCCGGAAGTCCTCGAGCACGACCATGCCGGACTCGACGCGCACGATCGCACCGCAGAACCCCGTCGACAGCTCCTCCACCACGAGGTCGCGCGTCGCGTCCTGCGGCCGGGGCGCCGCCTTCGCGGGGCCGCGCCAGCCGGTGGCGAGCACGTCCTGTCCGTAGCGGTCGTCGTCGAGGGGAGGCGGCGTCATCCCCCCAGGCTCCCACGGGACGCCTCGCGCACCCGGTCGACGAGCCGACGCCACGGGCCCTCGACGGCGGCCTCGCCGAGGTGCGCCTCCCGGTCGTCGGCGCGCACGAGGTACGTGAAGCGGTCGGTGCCGGGCGTGGGCGGGGCCGGCTCGTCCCAGGGGCAGTCGTCGACGAGGGCGCACCACGCCGCCTGCTCGTCCGCGCCGTCGTCCACGCGCACCGACCAGGTGCGGGTCATGCCCGCGATCCCGCCCGTGCGCGACACGGCGATCTCCACCTAGACCTCGATCCCGACGCCCTCCCACGCCGCCTGGACCGCGGCGACCTCGGACGCGTCCTCACCGTACCGCGCCGCCGCCGCGTCGATCGTGGCCCGGGCGAACGCCGGGAAGTCGCAATCGGCCCGCACGCTGCCCGACTCGAGCACGTCGTACCAGATCCGTCCCGCGCCCTCCCAGGCCGCGCCGCCGATGGCCGTGGCGGCCAGGACGAAGGCGCGGTTCGGGATCCCGGAGTTGATGTGGACCCCGCCGTTGTCCTCCTGCGTCTCCACGTAGTCGTCCATGTGGCCGGGCTGCGGGTCCTTCCCGAGCACGTCGTCGTCGTAGGCCGTCCCCGGCACGCGCATCGACCGCAGCGCGAGCCCCGTCGACCGGTCGAGGAACAGCTCCGCGCCCACGAGCCAGGTCGCCTCGTCGGCCGACTGCCCGAGCGCGTGCTGCTCGACGAGGACGCCGAAGACGTCGGAGATCGACTCGTTGAGCGCGCCCGACTGCCCCTGGTAGACGAGGCCGAGCGTCAGCTCCGTGACCCCGTGCGTCAGCTCGTGGCCGATGACCGTGAGCGAGCGCGTGAACGGCGCGAACACCTCGCCGTCTCCGTCGCCGAAGACCATGCGCGTGCCGTCCCAGAACGCGTTGTCGTACTCCTCGCCGTAGTGCACGGTCGCGAGCAGCGGGAGGCCCCGGTCGTCGAGCGACTCCCGGCCGTAGACCTCGGAGAACAGGGAGTAGGTGGCGCCGAGGCCCGCGTAGGCCTCGTCGACCTCCGCGTCGCCGGTGTCGGGCGCCCCCTCGACGCGCACCGTGCGGCCGGGCAGCTCCTCGCGGTTCCCGGCGTCGGAGATCGTGCGGTGGATCCCGGACGGGTCGCGATCCGCGCGCGCCGACGCGTCCGGCTCGGCACCGGGTCCCCGTCGGTCGTGGATGAGCGGCCCCTGGTCGCGGAGCGCGCGGCGCGCGGCCTGCCGCGCGGCGGACATGCGCTCGGGGTCGGCCTCGGCGAGGCGGGTCAGCAGGTACGGCGGGAGGATCGTGCGTCTCATGCCCCGAGACTCGCACGGGGCGGCGACATCGTCACGGGCCGGGGCGGATCCCGCCCCGCCGTGCCGCGACCGGATCCGGTGCCGCGCGGCGCCTCACCGCGTCCAGCGGTACCCGAGCTCCGGCCGCCCGGGCGTCCCGTACCGCGGCACGCGCTCCACCTGGCCGACGTCCGCGAGGTACTCGAGGTACCGGCGGGCGGTCACGCGCGACACCTCGAGAGCGCCGGACACCTCCGCGGCGGACACGCCCTCCGCGACCGGCGCGCCGTCCACCCCGCCGCCCGCGGGCCCGTCCCCGCGGGCGATCCCGCGCACGAGGTCGAGCGTCTCGGCCGACATGCCCTTGGGCAGCCGGGAGTCGGACGCGGGGGAGCGCAGCGCGGCGAGCGCCCGGTCGACCTGCAGCTGCGTCGTGCTGCCGCTCCCCGCGCCGAGGCCCTCGCGGTAGCCGACGTAGGCCGCCATCTTCTCCGCGAAGGCGGCGAACGTGAACGGCTTGATGAGGTACTGCACGATCCCCGCGGTCACGGAGCTGCGCACCACGGCCTGGTCCCGCACCGCGGTCACGGCGACGACGTCCGTCGCGCGTCCGGCCGCGCGCAGCCGGCGGCAGACCTCGAGGCCGTGCATGTCCGGCAGGGTCATGTCGAGGAGCACGAGGTCGATCCCGTCCGCGCCGGCCTCGGCGACGAGCCGCAGCGCCTCGCCGCCCGTGTGCGCGACCCCCGCGACCGCGAAGCCGTCGAGCCGGCCGACGTAGAGGGCGTGCGCCTCCCCGGTCAGCACGTCGTCGTCGACCACCAGCACCCGGATCACGCGCGCACCTCCCCGGCGCGGGCCACGTCGGCCGCGTCGTCGTCGACGCGGGGCCCCGCGGGGTCCGCCGGCAGCACCACCCGGACGCGCGCGCCGCCCAGCCGGGAGTCCGCGTCGCCCACGTCGACCGCGCCGCCGAGCCGCGCGGCCGATCGCGCGACGAGCGCGAGCCCCACCCCGCGCGGCCCCGCGTCGCCCGTCTTGGTCGTCACGCCGAACTCCAGCACGCGCGGCCGGACCGCGGGATCCACGCCCGGACCGTCGTCCGCGACCTCGATGACGAGCGCGCCCGCGCCCGTCCGCGACAGCGACAACTCGACCCGCCCCCGGTCGTCCCCGCGCGCCGTGGCGACCGACGGGTCGGCCGCGGCGTCGATCGCGTTGTCCACGAGGTTGCCGAGGATGGTCACGAGCTCCGGGGCGGGGACGCCCGGATCGCCCGTGCCCTCGGCGACGCGCACGGTCAGCTGGACGCCGCGCTCCGCGGCCTGCGCCGCCTTGCCGCGCACGAGCGCCCGCACGACGGGATCCGCGTCCTCCGTCAGCCCGTCCTCCGACGCCCGCCGGTCCGTCTCGAGCTCCGCCGCCGCCAGCGCGAGCGCCTCGCGCGGCCGCTCCAGCTCGATGAGCGAGACGATCGTGTGCAGCCGGTTCGCGAACTCGTGCGTCTGGGCGCGCATCGCGTCGGCGAGCGTCCGCAGGGTGGCCAGCTCGCCCGAGAGGCGCTGGACCTCCGTGCGGTCGCGCAGCGTCGTCACCGTCCCGAGCCGTGCGGCGCTCCCCGTGCGGCCGGTCGGCAGCGCCGGCCGCTGCGTGACCACGAGCACCCGCCCGGACGGCAGGTGCACGACCTCGTCGGCCGTCGTCCCGGCGGCCAGCATCCGCTCGATCGCGGGCGGGAGGCCGAGCGCCTCGACCGCGACGGGCGCGTCGGCCGGGTCGAGGTCCGTCTCCAGCAGCTCGGCCGCCTGGTCGTTGTGCAGCACGAGCCGCCTGTCCCGGTCGACGAGCACGATGCCCTCGCCGACGGAGTGCAGCACCGACTCGTAGTAGGCGAGCATCCGCGCCATCTCCTCGGGCCCGAGGCCCCACGTCGTCCGCTCGAGCGACCGGCTGAGGAGCACCGCGCCGGCCGCGAGCAGCAGCGCGAGCGCGCCGACCGTGCCGACGAGCCCCGGCAGCCGGGCACCCAGCACCTCGGTCACGCGCTCGACGGTGACCCCGGCCGCGACCAGCCCGACGATCCCGCCGTCCGCGTCGCGCACGGGCACGACCGCGCGGACGCTCGGCCCGAGCGTCCCGGTGGAGGTCTCGGTCAGGGACCGTCCCGCGAGCGCCGGGCCGGTGGTGCCCCGGTACGTCCGGCCGATCTCGTCGGGGTCGGGGTGGGTCACCCGCACCGTGTCGCGGTCCATGATCGTGACGAAGTCGACGCCGGTGTCGCGCGTCACGTCGAGCGAGTAGTCGAGGAGCGCGCCCGTCGGATCCGCGGAGGTGAGCCCCTCGGCGACGCGCGGCGAGTCCGCCACGGTCGTCGCCACCGCGAGGCTCCGGTCGGCGGCGGCCTGCTCGGCGCGCTGGCGGGAGTCCGCCCAGAGCGCCGCCGTGGCGACGACGGCGACGACGAGGAGCACGGCCAGCTGGACCGCGAGGAGCCGCGCCGCGATGCCGCGCGGGAGGCCGGGGCGGCGGAGGCGGATGCGGCCGGGCAGCGCGGCTCGCGACATGCTGCCTCCTCGCGTCCGCTGCCGGCACCCCGGCAGGAACATTATGAACACAACCCCGGGCCGTCCCGCCCCCTGGGACATCCTGACGTGACCGCCTGGCGCACCCCGTGCGCCGGCGCCGCTCACGAGACAAGGACGTCCCATGACCAACCCCATCGCCGCGCTCCGCCGCCTGGACCGCCAGCACTACCTCTACATCGCCGTCATCGTGGCGGTGCTCCTCGGCGTCACCGTGGGCCTCGTCGCCCCCGAGACGGGCGTGGCGCTCAAGCCCGTCGGCGACGCGTTCGTCGCCCTCATCAAGATGATGATCGCGCCCATCATCTTCTGCACCATCGTGCTCGGCGTCGGATCCGTGGCGAAGGCCGCCACGGTCGGCCGGGTCGGCGGGCTCGCGCTCCTCTACTTCATCGTCATGTCGACGTTCGCGCTCGCGATCGGCCTCGTCGTCGGCAACCTCATCCACCCGGGCGAGGGCCTCGACCTCAGCGGGCTGCGCGCCCCGGAGGGCACCGCGGAGGCGACCGACGAGAAGGACTTCCTCCTCTCGATCATCCCCACGTCGCTCCTGTCGTCGCTCACCTCGGGCAGCATCCTGCAGACCCTCTTCGTGGCGCTCCTCGTCGGCTTCGCCCTGCAGCAGCTCGGGAAGCGCGGCGAGCCCGTGCTCGAGGGCATCCGCAACATCCAGATCCTCGTGTTCCGCATCCTCAGCATGGTGATGTGGGTGGCGCCCCTCGGCGCGTTCGGCGCCATCGCGGCGGTCGTGGGCGCCACGGGGATCCAGGCGGTCATCAGCCTCGCCACCCTCATGATCGGCTTCTACATCACGTGCGCGCTCTTCATCGTGGTGGTGCTCGGCTCGCTGCTCTGGTTCGTCGCCCGCGTCAACATCTTCCGGCTGATGAGGTACCTGGGCCGCGAGTACCTCCTCATCGTGTCGACGTCCTCCTCCGAGGTCGCGCTGCCCCGCCTCATCGCCAAGATGGAGCACGTCGGCGTCTCGAAGCCGGTCGTCGGCATCACGGTGCCCACGGGCTACTCGTTCAACCTCGACGGCACCGCCATCTACCTCACGATGGCGTCCCTGTTCATCGCGAGCGCGCTCGGCAGCCCGCTGGCGATCGGCGAGCAGGTGTCGCTGCTGGTGTTCATGATCATCGCCTCGAAGGGCGCCGCGGGCGTCACCGGCGCCGGCCTCGCGACCCTCGCGGGCGGCCTGCAGTCCCACCGCCCCGACCTCGTGGACGGCGTCGGGCTCATCGTCGGCATCGACCGGTTCATGTCCGAGGCGCGCGCGCTCACGAACTTCACCGGGAACGCGGTCGCCACCCTCCTCATCGGCACGTGGACCCGCGGCATCGACGCCGACCGCGTCGCCCTCGTCCTCGGCGGCGGCGACCCGTTCGACGAGACGAGCATGGGCACCGAGCACGACGGCGACCTGGAGGCGCCGGCGGAGGCCCTCGAGGCCGACGTGACCCGGTCCGGCGAGCACGGCGACGACCCGCGACCCGCATCCCGCTGATCCGCCGCCGGGACCACGCCCGGGTCGTCCCCCGTCGTGGTCCCGGCCGTGTCCGATCCGTTACGCTGTCAGGTCACAGGAGGTACGACCATGGATGGACGCGAACAGGGTCACGACGCCACGCGCGTGCCCGAGCAGTACACGAGCACGGACACCACGGCCACCTTCCGCGACGAGCTCGGAGCGGCCCTCGCGGGCCTCGACGGCGTCGTGTCGGTCGAGGAGAAGGACGCCGTCACGGCGCTCCCCTCGGGATCCGCCCTCCTCGTGGTCCGGCGCGGACCGAACCAGGGGGCCCGCTTCCTCCTCGACGCCGACGTCACGGTCGCCGGCCGCCACCCCGACGCGGACATCTTCCTCGACGACGTGACCGTGTCCCGCCGCCACGCGGAGTTCGTCCGCCAGGGCACGTCGTTCCAGGTCAAGGACCTCGGCTCGCTCAACGGCACGTACTTCGACGGCGTCCGCATCGACACCGCCCTGCTCCAGGACGGCGCGGAGGTGCAGGTGGGCAAGTTCCGCCTCACGTTCTACGCGTCGCGCACCGACCTCGTCGGCCGGACGATCGAGTAGTGCCGGCGTCCGCCGCCCGGTCGACGCCAGCCCGCACCCCCGGTCTCCTCAGCATCGGGCAGGTGCTCGCGCGCCTCACCCCGGAGTTCCCCGACCTCACCAACAGCAAGCTCCGCTTCCTCGAGGAGCAGGGCCTCGTCCAGCCGTCCCGCACGGAGTCCGGCTACCGCAAGTTCAGCCCGGCCGACGTGGAGCGCCTCCGCACCGTCCTCGGGATGCAGCGCGACCACTACCTGCCGCTGAAGGTCATCCGCGCCTACCTGCGCGACCTCGACGCCGGCCTGTCGCCCGCGCTCCCCGGCGCGGCGACCACGCCGCCCGCGTCCATGCTCGACCAGGAGCGCCGCTACAGCCGAGCGGAGCTGGTGCGGGAGTCGGGCGCCACGGCGCCGCTCCTCGGCGACGCGATCACGGCGGGCGTGCTCGTGCCCGCCGAGGTCTACGGCGAGGAGGCCGTGCAGGTGATGCGCGCGCTCGTCGAGCTGCAGCGCACGGGCATCGAGCCCCGGCACCTCCGCGGCTTCCGACAGGCGGCGGAGCGCGAGCTGAGCCTCATCGAGTCGGCCCTCGTGCCCGTGTCCCGGCGTCGTGACGCGTCGAGCCGCGCCCACGCCGCCGAGCTCGCGCGCGAGATCGCCCAGCAGCTCGAGGTCGTGGCGGGGGAGCCTCATCCGCTCCGCGCTCGGCCGTCTCTCCTCCTGATCGCGCTGGCGTCCACGGGCCCGGCCCGTAGACTGACATGTCCGCACGGGGCCGTCCGCTTGTCGGAGGGCGCCGTCGGGACCGGCCGATCCGCACCCCCGACGGGGGCGCCGCGGAGGGCCGGGGCGACACGCCGGGCGCTTCCGCCGGATGTCGTTGATCGGGCCCGCGGGCCCCGCTACCGTGAGAACACGATCCCGACGAACCGACCTGAGCAGCGCGCGACCCCCACCGGGGCGGGCGGCGAGGGGTGGAAGGCAGAACGATGAGCGACTCCACCCCGGACTCCGGGCGCTACGACCTCGGTCTGCTGTTCACCGACGGCCTCCCCGAGATGGACGCCAGCGCCGGCTACCGGGGCGCCGTCGCCGCGCGCGCCGCGGGGATCACCTACCGCCAGCTCGACTACTGGGCCCGCACCGGCCTCGTCGAGCCCACCGTCCGCGGAGCGTCGGGCTCCGGCACCCAGCGCCTCTACGGCTTCCGCGACATCCTCGTGCTGAAGCTCGTCAAGCGCCTCCTCGACACCGGCATCTCCCTGCAGCAGATCCGCACCGCGGTCAACCAGCTCCGCGAGTCCGGCGTCGTCGACCTGGCGCAGACCACCCTCATGAGCGACGGCGCGAGCGTCTACCTCTGCACCAGCAACGACGAGGTCATCGACCTCGTGAGCCGCGGCCAGGGCGTCTTCGGCATCGCGGTCGGGAAGGTGCTCCGCGAGGTGGAGCACAGCCTGGTCGAGATCGACACGCAGACCGTGGACCCCACCGACGAGCTCGCGGCCCGCCGCGCCGTCAAGGCGTCCTAGCCCGCTCCTCGGGGCCACGGCGCATCGGGCGCACGGTCGGCGCCTCCGCGATCGGGTGTGCTCGGCGAGGCGATCGCCTCCGGCCTGCGATCTCGACGGTCATGCCGATCCGCGCCGTCGTCGCGGCCGTGGAGCCGGGCAGCGGATCAGCGCGCGGTGTTCTCCGCGTAGTCGCCGATCTTGGCCGTGCGCATGATGCGCTCGAGCAGCTGGTCGAAGTTGCGCGCCATCTCCTGCGCGCTCTCGCCCGGCCAGACGTGCAGCGGCTTGGCGGCGCCCTGCGCCTGCTGCAGCGACGTGCGCTCGGGCAGCTGGGGGCTCAGGACGAGCGGGCCGAACATGTCGCGGAGCTCCTTGATGCGGAACTGGTGCTCGAGCGACTGCACGCGGGCGCGGTTGACGATGATGCCGAGCGGCTGCAGGCGCGGGGAGAGGCCGCGGCGGATCTCCTCGATGGCGCGGAGCGCGCGGTCGGCGGCGGCGACGGAGAAGAGGCCGGGCTCGGTGACGACCGTGACGCGGTCGCTGGCCGCCCACGCGGTGCGCGTGAGGGCGTTGAGCGACGGGGCGCAGTCGATGAGCACGAGGTCGTAGTCGGCCTCGACGTTGGCGAGCGCCTCCTCGAGCTTCCAGATGTCGCGGATGCTGGGGTGCGGGCCGTCGAAGTTGATGGCGGACGGGCTGCCGATCATGACGTCGATGGTGCCCGAGCGGCCCTTGGTCCAGCCGCTGGGGGCGATGGCCGCGCGCACGATCTTCTCCTTGGGGGAGGCGAGCACGTCGGCGACGTTGAGGTGGCCGGCGACCTGGATGTCCATGCCCGTGGACACGTCGGCCTGCGGGTCGAGATCGACCACCAGGGTCCTCAAGCCGCGGGAGAAGGCGGCGGACGCCAGTCCCAGGGTCACGGTGGTCTTCCCCACGCCCCCCTTGAGGGAGCTGACGCTCAGTACATGCACGTGGGAGAGGCTACCGTCGATACTCTGGGAAGACCTAAACGCGGGGGTGCCCGAAGCCCCGTCCGACGAGAGGCCCCGCCATGTTCGAGAAGATCCTCGTCGCCAATCGCGGGGAGATCGCGATCCGGGCCTTCCGCGCCGCCGTCGAGCTGGGCGCCCGCACGGTGGCCGTCTACCCGCACGAGGACCGGCACTCGCTGCACCGGCTGAAGGCTGACGAGGCGTACCTGATCGGCGAGGAGGGCCACCCGGTCCGGGCGTACCTCGACGTCGACGAGATCATCCGCGTGGCGCTCGAGTGCGGCGCCGACGCCATCTACCCGGGCTACGGCTTCCTCTCGGAGAACCCGGGCCTCGCGCGCGCGGCCGCGGCGAACGGCATCGTCTTCATCGGACCCGATGCCGACGTGCTCGAGATGGCGGGCAACAAGGTCACCGCCAAGGAGCACGCGACCTCGGCCGGCGTGCCCGTGCTCGCGTCCACGCCGCCGTCGACCGACGTCGACCTGCTCCTCGCCCAGGCCGAGGGGATCGGCTTCCCCATCTTCGCCAAGGCCGTCGCGGGCGGCGGCGGTCGCGGGATGCGCCGCGTCGAGCGCGCGGAGGACCTCGAGGACGCGCTGCGGGCCGCCATGCGCGAGGCCGACAGCGCCTTCGGCGACGCGACCATGTTCCTCGAGCAGGCCGTGCTCCGGCCCCGGCACATCGAGGTGCAGATCCTCGCGGACGCCGCCGGCGAGACCGTCCACCTCTTCGAGCGGGACTGCTCGGTGCAGCGGCGCCACCAGAAGGTGGTGGAGATCGCCCCGGCGCCGAACCTCGACCCGGCCGTCCGGGACGCGATGCACGCGCACGCCGTCGCCTTCGCCCGCAGCATCGGCTACGTGAACGCCGGGACGGTGGAGTTCCTGCTCGACACGGACGGCCCCCGCGCGGGCCAGCACGTCTTCATCGAGATGAACCCGCGCATCCAGGTGGAGCACACGGTGACCGAGGAGGTCACCGACGTCGACCTCGTGCAGTCGCAGATGCGCATCGCGGCAGGGGAGACCCTCGCCGACCTCGGCCTGCACCAGGAGGACGTCGTGCTGCACGGCGCGGCGCTCCAGTGCCGCATCACGACCGAGGATCCCGCGCAGGGCTTCCGGCCGGACACCGGCAAGATCACGACCTACCGCTCGCCGGGCGGCGGCGGGATCCGCATCGACGGCGGCACGGTCGCCACCGGGGCGCAGATCAGCCCGCACTTCGACTCGATGCTCGCGAAGCTCACCTGCCGCGGGCGCGACTTCCCCTCGGCCGTCACGCGCGCCAAGCGCGCCCTCGCCGAGTTCCGGATCCGCGGCGTCTCCACCAACATCCCGTTCCTCCAGGCCGTGCTCGACGACCCGCAGTTCCAGGCGGGCGACCTCAGCACGTCCTTCATCGACGAGCGGCCGGGCCTCGTCCGCAGCAACGTCTCCAAGGACCGCGGCACGAGGATCCTCAACTGGCTGGCCGACGTCACGGTCAACCAGCCGAACGGGCCGCGCACCGCCCTCGTCCGGCCCGCGGACAAGCTGCCCGACGTCGACCTCCGGCAGGCGGCGCCCGCCGGATCCCGCCAGCGCCTGCTCGAGCTCGGCCCCCGCGGCTTCGCGGAGGCCCTGCGCGCGCAGACCGCCCTCGCGGTCACCGAGACCACGTTCCGGGACGCGCACCAGTCGCTGCTCGCCACCCGGGTCCGCACGCGCGACCTCGTGGCCGTCGCGCCGCACGTGGCGCGCACGACGCCCGAGCTCCTCTCGGTCGAGGCGTGGGGCGGCGCGACGTACGACGTCGCGCTGCGCTTCCTCGGCGAGGACCCGTGGGAGCGGCTCGCGTCGCTCCGCGACGCGCTGCCGAACATCGCCATCCAGATGCTCCTCCGCGGCGCCAACACGGTCGGCTACACGCCGTACCCGACCGAGGTCACCGACGCGTTCGTGCAGGAGGCGGCCGCCACGGGCGTCGACGTCTTCCGCATCTTCGACGCGCTCAACGACGTGGAGCGCATGCGCCCGGCCATCGACTCGGTCCTCGCCACGGGCACCACGGTGGCCGAGGTCGCGCTCTGCTACACCGGCAACCTGCTCGACCCGGCCGAGGACCTCTACACGCTCGACTACTACCTCGCCCTCGCCGAGCGGAGCGTCGCCGCCGGGGCGCACATCCTCGCGATCAAGGACATGGCCGGTCTCCTCCGGCCGGCCGCCGCCGAGCGGCTCGTGACCGCGCTCCGCCGCGAGTTCGACCTGCCGGTGCACGTGCACACGCACGACACCGCGGGCGGGCAGCTCGCGACCCTCCTCGCCGCCAGCCGCGCGGGCGCCGACGCGGTCGACGCCGCGAGCGCGCCGATGTCGGGCACCACGAGCCAGCCCTCCGCCTCCGCGCTCGTCGCGGCCCTCGCGGACACCGAACGCGACACCGGGCTCTCGCTCGACGCGGTCAGCGACCTCGAGCCGTACTGGGAGGCCGTGCGCCGCCTCTACCGTCCCTTCGAGTCCGGATTGCCGGGTCCCACCGGCCGCGTCTACCGGCACGAGATCCCGGGCGGCCAGCTGTCGAACCTCCGGCAGCAGGCCACCGCGCTGGGACTCGCCGACGACTTCGAGCTGATCGAGGACATGTACCAGGCGGCCGACCGGATCCTCGGCCGCATCCCCAAGGTCACGCCGTCGTCCAAGGTGGTCGGCGACCTGGCCCTCCAGCTCGCGGCCGCGAAGGCCGACCCGCGGGACTTCGCCGAGAACCCGCAGGACTACGACATCCCCGACTCCGTGATCGGCTTCATGGCCGGCGAGCTGGGCGACCTCCCGGGCGGCTGGCCCGAGCCCTTCCGCACCCGCGTCCTCCAGGGCCGCGACGTGCGCATCGGCGTGACGCCCCTCTCCGTCGACGACCGCCGGGTGCTCGAGGTGCCGGGCGCCGAGCGCCGGCGCACCCTCAACCGCCTCCTGTTCCCGCAGCCCACCGAGCAGTACGAGACCATCCGCGAGCTCTTCGGCGACCTCTCCGTGCTCGACACCGAGGACTACCTGCACGGGCTCCGCCAGGGCCAGGAGCACGTCGTGCGGATCGGCCGGGGCGTCGAGGTCATCATCGGCCTGGAGGCCGTGGGCGACGCCGACGCGTCGGGCATGCGCACCGTCATGGTGGTCATGAACGGCCAGCTCCGGCCCGTGTTCGTGCGCGACCGGGGCATCGCCGTCACGACCGTCGCCGCCGAGAAGGGCGACGCCTCCCGGCCCGGGCACGTGTCCGCGCCGTTCTCCGGCGTGGTGACGCTCAAGGTGCGGGAGGGCGACGTGGTCGCCGCCGGCCAGGCCGTCGCGTCG
The nucleotide sequence above comes from Clavibacter sp. B3I6. Encoded proteins:
- a CDS encoding MerR family transcriptional regulator; protein product: MSDSTPDSGRYDLGLLFTDGLPEMDASAGYRGAVAARAAGITYRQLDYWARTGLVEPTVRGASGSGTQRLYGFRDILVLKLVKRLLDTGISLQQIRTAVNQLRESGVVDLAQTTLMSDGASVYLCTSNDEVIDLVSRGQGVFGIAVGKVLREVEHSLVEIDTQTVDPTDELAARRAVKAS
- a CDS encoding ParA family protein, with product MHVLSVSSLKGGVGKTTVTLGLASAAFSRGLRTLVVDLDPQADVSTGMDIQVAGHLNVADVLASPKEKIVRAAIAPSGWTKGRSGTIDVMIGSPSAINFDGPHPSIRDIWKLEEALANVEADYDLVLIDCAPSLNALTRTAWAASDRVTVVTEPGLFSVAAADRALRAIEEIRRGLSPRLQPLGIIVNRARVQSLEHQFRIKELRDMFGPLVLSPQLPERTSLQQAQGAAKPLHVWPGESAQEMARNFDQLLERIMRTAKIGDYAENTAR
- a CDS encoding cation:dicarboxylate symporter family transporter, whose translation is MTNPIAALRRLDRQHYLYIAVIVAVLLGVTVGLVAPETGVALKPVGDAFVALIKMMIAPIIFCTIVLGVGSVAKAATVGRVGGLALLYFIVMSTFALAIGLVVGNLIHPGEGLDLSGLRAPEGTAEATDEKDFLLSIIPTSLLSSLTSGSILQTLFVALLVGFALQQLGKRGEPVLEGIRNIQILVFRILSMVMWVAPLGAFGAIAAVVGATGIQAVISLATLMIGFYITCALFIVVVLGSLLWFVARVNIFRLMRYLGREYLLIVSTSSSEVALPRLIAKMEHVGVSKPVVGITVPTGYSFNLDGTAIYLTMASLFIASALGSPLAIGEQVSLLVFMIIASKGAAGVTGAGLATLAGGLQSHRPDLVDGVGLIVGIDRFMSEARALTNFTGNAVATLLIGTWTRGIDADRVALVLGGGDPFDETSMGTEHDGDLEAPAEALEADVTRSGEHGDDPRPASR
- a CDS encoding FHA domain-containing protein, whose amino-acid sequence is MDGREQGHDATRVPEQYTSTDTTATFRDELGAALAGLDGVVSVEEKDAVTALPSGSALLVVRRGPNQGARFLLDADVTVAGRHPDADIFLDDVTVSRRHAEFVRQGTSFQVKDLGSLNGTYFDGVRIDTALLQDGAEVQVGKFRLTFYASRTDLVGRTIE